The following coding sequences are from one Triticum aestivum cultivar Chinese Spring chromosome 5A, IWGSC CS RefSeq v2.1, whole genome shotgun sequence window:
- the LOC123102663 gene encoding auxin-binding protein 4: MASGRTTSASVRGPRFAGAGRRGALLLALLLAAAAALLPVAEPSCPRDNSVVKDINKMHQSNYGIGGFSHITVAGALAHGMKEVEVWLQTISAGQRTPIHRHSCEEVFVVLKGRGTLLLGSTSLPYPGTPQEIPVFQNSTFTVPVNDPHQVWNSDEHEDLQVLVIISRPPVKIFLYEDWSMPHTAAKLKFPFVWDEDCLDAPKDEL; this comes from the exons ATGGCGAGTGGACGTACAACATCTGCGTCCGTCCGCGGACCGCGCttcgccggcgccggccgccgcggcgccctcctcctcgcgctgctcctcgccgccgcggccgccttACTCCCAGTAGCCGAGCCTTCCTGCCCCCGag ACAATTCAGTCGTGAAAGATATAAACAAAATGCACCAGAGCAACTATGGAATTGGAGGATTCTCGCATATAACCGTCGCTGGCGCGCTAGCTCACGGCATGAAGGAG GTGGAGGTGTGGCTCCAAACAATTAGTGCGGGCCAGAGGACACCGATCCACAGACACTCGTGTGAGGAGGTCTTTGTTGTCCTCAAAGGGAGAGGCACTCTCTTGCTGGGGTCGACCTCACTGCCGTACCCGGGAACGCCTCAGGAGATTCCTGTCTTTCAGAATAGCACATTCACAGTTCCTGTAAATGATCCACACCAG GTTTGGAAttctgatgaacatgaagatttacAGGTGCTTGTGATCATATCGCGCCCACCTGTGAAGAT ATTTCTGTACGAAGATTGGAGTATGCCTCACACGGCAGCGAAGTTGAAGTTCCCCTTCGTCTGGGACGAGGACTGCTTAGACGCACCTAAAGATGAACTGTAG